CGCGCTCCTCGCCGCGATGCACGGCGAGCTCGGCTCCCCGGCGCGGCCCGACGAGGCCGGCGAGGTAGCGGGGCCCCTCGTGGCGCTCCTCCTCGAGGCGACCGAGGAGCTGGCGGCGAGCGGCCGCGGCGAGCGGGCGTGCTCGCTCGCCGCGGCCGCGTGGGTGGCGTGCCGGCGCTCCCGGCCCGACCTCGCCGCCCGGCTCGGCGCCGCCCTCCACCGCCTCAGCGCCGCGGCGCCCGCTCGGGCGGCGGCGCCCGGCGAGCCCGAACCGGGCGACCTCGAGCTCGACGTGCGACCGCTCGCCCCAGCGGAGCGCCACCGCGCCATCTTCGCCGCCTTCGATCGCCTCGCCCCGGGCACCGGCTTCGTCCTCGTGAACGACCACGAGCCGCGCCCCCTTCGCTACCAGCTCGAGGCCGAGCACCCCGGCGAGTTCACCTGGGCGGACCTCGAGACCGGCCCGCGGGTCTGGCGCGTACGCATCGGACGGGCCGGCGTCGCCGGATCGTCCTGATCCCCCGCTCGCTGCGCCGCCGGGACGTCCGCCTCGCCCGGCGGCGCAGCGCCGGGCGCGTTCGAGAGGTGCCTCGACGGCGGCGCGCCGCGCGGCCGGCGCGGGAGCGGTCCGCGCGCTAGGCGGTCCGCTCGCCGGAACTGGCGCGCGCGGCGAGCACCGTCGGGCGCCACGACAGGTTGAGCGCGCCGAGCAGGCCACTCGCCGCGAGCAGCGAGCCGCCGACGGCGGTGGCGGCGGGTGCTCGGGCAGCGAGGCCGGCGCACAGCGCCGCGACACCGCCGTTCACGAGGAGGTACGTGAGCGCCGCTGCGACGTGGCCGTAGAGATCGGCGAACAGGAGCGGGCGGCCAGCGCTGCTGCGGGCCACGCCCCGGGCGCGCAGGGCGGACCAGGCGATGAACGGCACGACCTTGTGGGCGTGCCCGACGAGCGTGACGAGGAGCCAACCGGCGATTGCCGCCACGCTCGCCGCCGCGAACGCGCGAGCCGGCCCGCCCGAACCCGCGAGCGCGCCGTCGAGGCCGAGTGCGGCGCCGGCGACGAGCCAGCACGCGGAGGTGACGACGAAGAGCAGGTGGAGGTCCGCGCGCCGCCGGCGGCGGCGGAGATGGGCGGCGAGCGACGCGAGGTGCGCCCCGAGCCCGAGCGCGAGGAGCGCCGCCCCGGTCCAGGCGACGGCGGGCACGCGAAGGAGCAGGCCCGGAGCGAGCAGCGCGGCACCGGCGGGCACGGCCGACACCGCGAGCCAGGCGACCCGATGGCGGCCGGGCAGGTGCGCGAGGAAGAACATCGGCCAGAGCTTCTCGGCGACGCTCACGTAGACGAGTCCGAGCCAGCCGAACAGACCGACGACGGCGTGAGCGAGGACCACGTGGCCCGACAGGTCGAACCAGCCCGCCCGGCGGTCGGCGACGTAGACGACGCCGAAGCACGCCGTCGCCACGAAGCCGGCGAGGCCGGTCCGCAGGCCGGCGACCGGCGCCCCCCGGCCGCGCGCGGCGAGCGGGGCTGCGAGGTTGGCGACGGCGAGGGCGACGGCGACGGCAGCGAGACCGCCGCCGGCCTCGACGAGGTCCTCGACCCCGGTCGAAAAGCCGAGGGGCAGGAGCGCGCACGCCGCGGCGAAGGCGGCGAGGGTGGCGCGGGCGAGGCGCGTCGAGCGCAGCGGGCGCTGCGTGACGACCGGGACGAACTGGTGCATCGCCCCGAGCACGCCCATCGACAAGGTGGCCAGCATGCCGAGGTGCGCGGCGGCCACGACCTCGTCGGCGGTCGGGTCGACGGCTGCCTGCCCTGCGACGAGCGCCCAGGCGATGCCGCAGGCCACGAGACCGACGGCCGCAACAGCGAGGAAGGCGAGCGGGACCGACGGCGGCGGCACGCTGCCGGGCACGCCGGACGGGCGCCCGGCCCACGGCCCGGCCGGCGCACCGGCGGGGGCGCTGGCCGCCGCACGCACCGTGGCCTTCGCCCCAGCGTCCACGCCTGCACTATAGTTCTGCTAGTTACCAGAAAAAACCGGCCCGTCGGCCGGGGGAGGTGGCGAGATGGCCCTCGTGGACGCCCGTCCGATCATCGCGGCCGGAGGCGAGCCGTTCGAGACGATCATGGCGGCGGTTGCCTCGCTCGCCGACGGCGAGGAGCTCGTCGTCCTCGCGCCCTTCGAGCCCGTGCCCCTCGAGGGGGTACTGTCGTCGCAGGGGTTCGCCTACGAGGCGGTCGACATCGGAGGTGGCGATTGGCGGGTCACCTTCCGGCGGACGTGAGCGAGGAGCGCTCGGGCCGGCCGGTCTCGATCGGCCCGGCCCGAACCCGTCCCGACGCCGAGGACCCCGTCGGGCGCGCCTGGGCGGCGCTCGGCGACGTCTACGACCCCGAGCTGTGCCTCGACGTCGTGTCCCTCGGTCTCGTCTACGGCATCGCTGCGGTGGACGGCGCGCTCGTCGTGGAGATGACCCTCACGACGCCGGGCTGTCCGGCCGCGGAGAGCCTCCCCGAGCTCGCCGCCGAGGCCGTCGAGGCCGCGCTCGGCGGGTCGTTGCCCGTCGAGGTCCGCCTCGTCTTCGACCCGCCGTGGAGCCCGGCGATGATGTGCGAGGAGGCCGCGGCGGCCCTCGGGTTCCCGGCGAGGCGGTGACCGTGGGCGTGGAGATCGTCCGCACCTACGAGGACCCCGGGCGCACCGCCGGCGAGCACCGCGTGCTCGTCGATCGGCTCTGGCCGCGCGGGATGGCGAAGGCCGCCGTCGACTACGACGAGTGGCTGAAGGACGTGGCGCCGAGCGAGGCGCTGCGGCGCTTCTACGGGCACGAGCCGGCGCGCTTCGAGGAGTTCGCCCGCCGCTACCGAGCTGAGCTCGGCGCGCCCCCGGCCGCTGCCGAGGTCGAGCGACTCCGCGCGCTCGCCCGCGCGGGCACCCTCGTGCTGCTCACGGCGACGCGCGACGTCGACCGCTCCGGCGCGGCCGTCCTGCGCGCGGTGCTCGAGGAGCGCCCCCACCGGTGACCTCGGCGGCCCGCTGGCGGACCGCCGTGCACGGCATGGGCCGCATCGGCGAGGGGCGCGCGCTCAAGTGGGCGCTCGAGTCCTACTGGGCCGGGCGCTCGAGCGCCGACGAGCTCGAGGCGACTGGCGCGGCGATCCGCCGGGCGAACTGGCGCGCCGCGGCGGCGGCCGGGATCGACTTCATCCCCTCGAACGACTTCTCCCTCTACGACCACGTGCTCGACGCCGCGGTCATGACCGGCGCCCTGCCGGCGCGCCTCTCGGCTGGGGCCCCGCTCGGCCTCGACGCCTACTTCGCCCTCGCTCGCGGCGGAACGGTCGGCGGCCGCTTCGTCGCGCCGCTCGAGCTCACGAAGTGGTTCGACACGAACTACCACCACCTCGTGCCCGAGGTCGGCCCCGCCACCGCCTTTCGGGCCGACCCCTCCAAGGCGCGCGCCGAGCTCGCGGAGGCGGCCGGGCTCGGGATCGAGACGACGCCCGTCCTCCTCGGACCGTGCACCCTCCTCCTGCGCTCGAGCACCGAGGAGCCGGGCGTCGCGCCGGCGCGCCTCGTCGATCGCCTCGTGGACGTCTACGCCGAGGTGCTCGCCGCGCTCGCTGGCGACGGAGCGGCCTGGGCGGTCCTCGACGAGCCGGCGCTCGTCGAGGACCGCTCCACGGAGGAGCTCGACCTCGTCCGGCGCGCCTACGAGCGCCTCGGCGAGCGCACGGAGCGCCCGATGCTGGCGCTCAGCACGTACTTCGGCCACGTCGGCGAGGCGATGCCCCTCCTCGCCTCGCTGCCCGTCGAGGGGATCGGGCTCGACTTCTGCCGCGGCCCGGAGAACCTCGAGCTCCTCGAGGCCGCTGGCGGCCTCGGGCAGCGGGTGTGCTTCGCCGGGGTGGTCGACGGCCGGAACGTGTGGGTGAACGACCTCGAGCGATCCCTCGCCCTCCTCGCCCGCCTCGCGCCGCTCGCCAGGGAGGTCGTCGTGTCGACCTCCTGCTCGCTCCTGCACGTCCCCCTCGGCTTGCGCTTCGAGCCAGCCCTCGACGAGGAGGTGCGCCCCCTCCTCGCGTTCGCCGAGGAGAAGCTCGTCGAGCTCGGGATCCTCGCCCGCGGGGCTGCGGGGGGCGCCGAGGCGATCGCCGAGGAGCTGGCGGCCAACCGCGCGCTCCTCGAGGCGCGCCGGCGCTCCCCGCGCATCGTCGACCCGGCGCTGCGGCGCCGTATCGCCACCGTCGAGCCCGATCCGCGTCGCTCGGCGCGACCCGAGGAGCGCGCCGCCGCCCAGCGCGCGCGCCTCGGCCTGGCGCCGCTCCCGACGACGACGATCGGCTCGTTCCCCCAGACCCAGGCGCTGCGGGCGCTTCGCGCCTCGTGGCGGGCGGGCGCGACGAGCGACGACGAGTACCGTCGGGCGCTTCGCGCCGAGATCGACCGCGTCGTCGCGCTCCAGGAGGAGATCGGCCTCGACGTGCTCGTCCACGGCGAGCCCGAGCGCGACGACATGGTCCGCTACTTCGCCGAGCGTCTCGACGGCTTCGTGCTCCCAGCCGAGGGCTGGGTCCAGTCCTACGGCTCGCGCTGCGTCCGACCACCGGTGCTCTTCGGCGAGGTGCGCCGGGCCGCGCCGATCACCCTCGAGTGGACCCGGTACGCGCAGTCGAGGACGAGCCGGCCGGTGAAGGGCATGCTGACGGGGCCGGTGACGATGCTGCGGTGGTCCTTCGTGCGCGAAGACCAGCCGGAGTCCGACACGGCGCTCCAGCTCGCCCTGGCGCTTCGCGACGAGCTCGTCGAGCTCGAAGCCGCCGGGACCGCCGTCATCCAGGTCGACGAGCCGGCGCTGCGGGAGGGCCTCCCGCTCCGGGCCGCGGCGCGCCCCGCCTACCTCGCCTGGGCGACCCGCGCCTTTCGGACCGTGGTCTCGCCGGCCGGCCCGGCCACCCAGGTCCACACGCACATGTGCTACGCCCAGCTCGGCGACATCCTCGACGCGCTCGCCGACCTCGAGGTCGACGTCGTCTCGCTCGAGGCGGCGCGCTCGAAGATGGCGCTCGTGGGCGAGCTCGCCGCGAGCCGCTACGCGGGCGGCGTCGGTCCCGGCGTCTACGACGTCCACTCGCCGCGCGTCCCCGAGGCGGCGGAGATCGCGGCGCTGCTGCGCTCGGCGCTCGAACGCCTTCGGCCGGAGCGGCTGTGGGTGAACCCGGACTGCGGACTGAAGACCCGGCGCTACGAGGAGGTCGAGCCGGCGCTCCGCCACCTCGTCGCCGCGGCGGCGACGGTGCGAGCGGAGCTCGCGGCGCAGCCGACCGACGGCCGAGCCGCGGCACGCTAGCGGGCACCGGCGAGGGCCAGGGCGCCGAGGGCGGCGGCCATCGAGCAGGGCACGGCCACGAGCCCGATGCGGCTCGCGCGCGCCGGCGACGGTCGCGCGCCGGCAGCGCGCGCCGCCTTCAGCCACAGGAGCCAGGCGAGCGAGCCGGTGACCGCCAGGTTCGGCCCCAGGTTGAGGCCGACGAGGAGCGCGAAGGGGTGCGGCACGCGGCCCGCCGCGAGGAGGGACGCCGCCGGCAGGTTGTTGACGAGGACCGAGACCGCCGCGCCGAGCGCCCCCGTCGCCCACCCGCCGAGGTGGGCGAGCAGGTCGGCGGGGCCGGACCACGACCGCCCGAGCACGCCGAGGGCTACCGCCACGCCGAAGAGGCCGACGAGGACGGGCAGGCCCAGCACCTCGAGGACGCGGCCGGGGCGCTCGCGCCGGGCGGCGAGGCGGAGCACGCTGGCGCCGGCGCCGACCCCGGCGACGGCCGGAGCCGGATCGCGCAGCACGACGACGAGGACGGTCACGGCAACGACGGCAAGCGCGCCGAGGCCGAGGACGGGGCGGCCGGGCTCGCCGGGCGCGTCGCGCCGGGCGCGCAGCGAACGGCGCTCGGCGACGGCCACGACGGCGATCGTCACGGCGAGCGCCGCCAGCGCCGGAAGCCACATGCGCGCGGCGAAGCGGCGGCCGCCGAGGTGCAGGTGGCCGAGGACGATGAGGTTCGTGAGGTTCGAGCCCGGGAGCAGGAGGGAGCCGGCGTTCGAGCACAGCAGGCAGCCGTAGAGGAGGGGCGAGTCGTCCTCGTCCCGGCTCCTCGCGCAGTGCACGAGCACCGGGGTGAGGAAGGCGACGGACGTGTCGAGGTTGAGGACGGCCGTCACCGCGCCGACGACGAGCATCGCCCCGAGGAAGAGCGCGCCCCCGCCCGGCGCGAGCCGGGCGATCGCGCTGCCCGCGGCGGCGAACAGCCCGTCGCCGTCGGCCAGGAGCCCGACGAGCAGCAGCCCGGTGACGAGGACGAACGGGGGCCAGTCCTGGGCGGCGGCCGCCGCGGCCGCGCCCGGTCTCGCCCCGGCCGCGGCCGCCAGGCCCGCGAGTCCCGCCAGACCGAACGCGCGCCAGGCGGCGCGCCGCGGGCCGGGCCGCCGCCCGGCTGCGCCGGCCGTGCGGGCGAGCGCCGCGCTGAGGGCGCCCCGGAGGCGGCCACGCACGACCAGCGCGGGCGCTCGCTAGGCCGGCAGCTGGTGCAGGCGCCGACCCGCCAGGGTGAGGTGCGCCTCGCCGACCGCCTCCGACAGCGACGGGTGCGGGTGGATGAGGTCGGCGACGTCGAGCGGCAGCGCCTCCCAGCTCGTGATGAGCATGCCCTCGGCGATGAGCTCCGTGACGTGCGGCCCGACGAGGTGGACGCCGACGACGGGGCCGCCGCGCTCGGCCACGAGCTTCACCATGCCGCCCTCGCCGTAGATGAGGCCCTTCGCGATCGCGCCGAGGGGGAGGCGGTTGGTGACGACGTCCATCCCCCGCTCGCGCGCCTCGGGCTCGGTGAGCCCCACGCTCGCCGCCTCGGGCAGCGAGTAGGTGGCGCGCGGCACGTTCGCGTAGCTGATCGGGGACGGGTCCCTGCCGGCGAGCACCTCGGCGACGAGGAGGCCCTCGGCGAAGGAGGCGTGCGCGAGGGCGAGGGAGGGGGGCGGGAGGACGTCGCCGACGACGTGCACGCCCGGCACGTGGGTCTCCAGCCGCTCCCAGCTCGCGGGGAGGACGTAGCCCCGCTCGAGGCGGACGCCGATCTCCTCGAGCCCGAGGCCCTCGGTCACCGGCGCGCGGCCGATCGCGCTGAGCAGGCGCTCGGCGACGATGGTGCGCGCCCCGTCCTCGCCGCGCACGACGGCGCGCACCTCGCCCCCGACCGCCTCGACCTCCTCGACGCGGGCCTTGACGAGGACGGCGACGCCCTTGCGGCGCAGGGCTCGCTGCATCTCGCGGCTCACGTCCGGGTCCTCGGTCGGCAGCACCCGCTCGAGCACCTCGACGAGCGTCACCTCGGCGCCGAAGGCCCGGTAGAAGGTGGCGAACTCCACGCCGATCGCGCCGGCGCCGACGATGAGCACCGACGCCGGGAGGTGCTCCGAGCGAGTGGCCTCGTCGGAGGTCACCACCAGTGTTCCGTCCGCGGGCGC
The nucleotide sequence above comes from Acidimicrobiales bacterium. Encoded proteins:
- a CDS encoding DUF2249 domain-containing protein; its protein translation is MTVSETESFQAMLAHHRELEEGVARRVAAVRDAHRSGEGAPGATRELVAFLAGTVLPHAAAEERSVYAAAAARAELAATIEEMTGEHEALAASVARLAGLASSDATPQLAAEIQELFASHVARENEVVLPALLADPGADLSALLAAMHGELGSPARPDEAGEVAGPLVALLLEATEELAASGRGERACSLAAAAWVACRRSRPDLAARLGAALHRLSAAAPARAAAPGEPEPGDLELDVRPLAPAERHRAIFAAFDRLAPGTGFVLVNDHEPRPLRYQLEAEHPGEFTWADLETGPRVWRVRIGRAGVAGSS
- a CDS encoding DUF2249 domain-containing protein gives rise to the protein MALVDARPIIAAGGEPFETIMAAVASLADGEELVVLAPFEPVPLEGVLSSQGFAYEAVDIGGGDWRVTFRRT
- a CDS encoding iron-sulfur cluster assembly protein — translated: MSEERSGRPVSIGPARTRPDAEDPVGRAWAALGDVYDPELCLDVVSLGLVYGIAAVDGALVVEMTLTTPGCPAAESLPELAAEAVEAALGGSLPVEVRLVFDPPWSPAMMCEEAAAALGFPARR
- the metE gene encoding 5-methyltetrahydropteroyltriglutamate--homocysteine S-methyltransferase; its protein translation is MTSAARWRTAVHGMGRIGEGRALKWALESYWAGRSSADELEATGAAIRRANWRAAAAAGIDFIPSNDFSLYDHVLDAAVMTGALPARLSAGAPLGLDAYFALARGGTVGGRFVAPLELTKWFDTNYHHLVPEVGPATAFRADPSKARAELAEAAGLGIETTPVLLGPCTLLLRSSTEEPGVAPARLVDRLVDVYAEVLAALAGDGAAWAVLDEPALVEDRSTEELDLVRRAYERLGERTERPMLALSTYFGHVGEAMPLLASLPVEGIGLDFCRGPENLELLEAAGGLGQRVCFAGVVDGRNVWVNDLERSLALLARLAPLAREVVVSTSCSLLHVPLGLRFEPALDEEVRPLLAFAEEKLVELGILARGAAGGAEAIAEELAANRALLEARRRSPRIVDPALRRRIATVEPDPRRSARPEERAAAQRARLGLAPLPTTTIGSFPQTQALRALRASWRAGATSDDEYRRALRAEIDRVVALQEEIGLDVLVHGEPERDDMVRYFAERLDGFVLPAEGWVQSYGSRCVRPPVLFGEVRRAAPITLEWTRYAQSRTSRPVKGMLTGPVTMLRWSFVREDQPESDTALQLALALRDELVELEAAGTAVIQVDEPALREGLPLRAAARPAYLAWATRAFRTVVSPAGPATQVHTHMCYAQLGDILDALADLEVDVVSLEAARSKMALVGELAASRYAGGVGPGVYDVHSPRVPEAAEIAALLRSALERLRPERLWVNPDCGLKTRRYEEVEPALRHLVAAAATVRAELAAQPTDGRAAAR
- a CDS encoding DUF488 family protein, which produces MGVEIVRTYEDPGRTAGEHRVLVDRLWPRGMAKAAVDYDEWLKDVAPSEALRRFYGHEPARFEEFARRYRAELGAPPAAAEVERLRALARAGTLVLLTATRDVDRSGAAVLRAVLEERPHR
- the lpdA gene encoding dihydrolipoyl dehydrogenase, with the translated sequence MGEHRSEEFDVVVLGGGTGGYSAALRASGLGLRAALVERDLVGGTCLHRGCIPSKALLHAASVREAIEDGARRWGIASQVTRVDAKALGATRDDIVERNYRGLLGHLAQEKVALFAGTGRVTSPRTVEVTPVPGGELTAPVELRARRGLVVATGSRPRQLPGAPADGTLVVTSDEATRSEHLPASVLIVGAGAIGVEFATFYRAFGAEVTLVEVLERVLPTEDPDVSREMQRALRRKGVAVLVKARVEEVEAVGGEVRAVVRGEDGARTIVAERLLSAIGRAPVTEGLGLEEIGVRLERGYVLPASWERLETHVPGVHVVGDVLPPPSLALAHASFAEGLLVAEVLAGRDPSPISYANVPRATYSLPEAASVGLTEPEARERGMDVVTNRLPLGAIAKGLIYGEGGMVKLVAERGGPVVGVHLVGPHVTELIAEGMLITSWEALPLDVADLIHPHPSLSEAVGEAHLTLAGRRLHQLPA
- a CDS encoding SLC13 family permease, whose amino-acid sequence is MRGRLRGALSAALARTAGAAGRRPGPRRAAWRAFGLAGLAGLAAAAGARPGAAAAAAAQDWPPFVLVTGLLLVGLLADGDGLFAAAGSAIARLAPGGGALFLGAMLVVGAVTAVLNLDTSVAFLTPVLVHCARSRDEDDSPLLYGCLLCSNAGSLLLPGSNLTNLIVLGHLHLGGRRFAARMWLPALAALAVTIAVVAVAERRSLRARRDAPGEPGRPVLGLGALAVVAVTVLVVVLRDPAPAVAGVGAGASVLRLAARRERPGRVLEVLGLPVLVGLFGVAVALGVLGRSWSGPADLLAHLGGWATGALGAAVSVLVNNLPAASLLAAGRVPHPFALLVGLNLGPNLAVTGSLAWLLWLKAARAAGARPSPARASRIGLVAVPCSMAAALGALALAGAR